One Coffea eugenioides isolate CCC68of chromosome 2, Ceug_1.0, whole genome shotgun sequence genomic window, CCAGCAATAATGGCAGCAATAGCAACAATTGCCTTGACAGCAgccaatccaagggcttcaGCAATGGCCTGAAAACCAATCTGAAAAGCGAAATAATACTTGAAGGTTACAGAAAACCATGATGACGACATATTTAGATATGAAGAAGTTTTCTAGTTAACATTTACGGTGTGAAAAGCAACTTTAATCACCAAGGTAATacttaaaagagaaaaaataaactTTTAATTTCACAGTTCCATGAGATAAGTTGCTAAAAAATGTGGAAGTCGCAATTCCTTCTGATAAACTGTAAAAACAATGTGCAATAAAGTTTAAGTTGAAGGTTTCGTGAAATCAAGATGAATAAAATAATCAAGGGACAAAGCAAATTGCACAACTTTgttcaaaaaataaagtaagaacTTTGGTAGAAAAATTCAGTAATAAAGTCTGAAAGGTTATGGAAGAAATTTTTACCCCTCCTTTAGATGAATTTGGTGAAATAAGGGGTATTAGGATAAGCAAAACCACCACGGCCAGATCCTGTGAAAAGTAGAAATGGAGATTTCACATATGCTACAATTAGCAAAACATAAGCACAGAAACCAAGACAACGAAGCAACAGAaaatgagaagagaaaggaACTTCAGACACAAGCTTGAGCTTTTGCGTGTGCACCTGGAAAAGTAAAACAGAGAATGTAGCTCGTCCATGGCGAGATGTACTCTCCCCTCGTTCTTGTAATACCTGTAAATATCCTATTAATATTATTCTATTGCCTCTAATAGAAAACcaaaagagcaaaattagttGAAGAGTGTTCATCACATCAAAAGTAAACCCAACCAGGAATCAGGGAACAGAAACAAAACGAAGGAAGAACGCATGCAAGCACATACAGACAGAAATTCACATTCTTTCAGAATAAGAGTTTAGTTCTCTAAAGACGAGTTCAAAGCACATACGTTCCAAATCTTTCTAGCAGAAATTACTACACCAACAAAACTTAGAAAAAGGTCAATAAGGTCAGTAGTATTTTGCCCAGGCCAACAATTATACACCATGATTCAACATGCCACAAGGTAAACCGCATGTGGAAGTCTATGATTAATTCATTCAAAGAAGGTAGGAAATATATAACAGCACCACTCCATTTCTCATTGGAAGTGGATTACAAACATCTAAAACAAATATTTATTGGGTGAATTTAAGCTCTGTATATACATGATATGTTTCATAATCCACTTAACCTGGAACAAAGGTTCCTTAGGGGGCAAATACTTTACTAACAATAAAAACCAAAGACAATTGATCTGAAAAGAGCAAATTATGCAAATTCCTGCACATGGAGTAAAGGACAGAGAGTTTGCTGACAGGAAATGCTATTCAGCTTAGTCTAAGTTTTTGTGCATTCATCCAAAGAGGTAAAATCCTACAAATTCAATTATTAAGTTCATCCAAGTCATTGTGCATTCATCCAAAGAGGTAAAAACCTACAAATAGAATTATTAAGTTCACCTGGAGGACAACAGCAGTAGACGATAATGCAAGACCATTACCAATCACAATTGCAGCAGGACCAGCCTGCCCAGCAACAAAATGAGCAACCAAGCCAACTACTACAGCTGTCACCAGGACCTACATTTTAAAGACACAAAATATGTAGAATTAGAAACTACTGCACGTAACCAAATTGATATGCAGCCCTATGGAGAAAGAAGTTGGCTGAAAAATACAAAGTATTTCAGTCACCTGAGCGGAGCCCAATCCAAAAACATATTTCTTCATGGAACTTAAACGTTCAACAGAAAGCTGCAAAAAAGTAAAGGCAAAGATTCGCCTTCCATTGGTATTCAAGTTGATAAATTTAAGTAtcatgtaaaaaaataaaaaataaaatttgatggGCTTCACCTCAAGGCCAATATTAAATAGCAAGAAGACAACTCCAAATTCCGCTATTGCCTTGGTGCCATGTACGTGACGAATAATTGAAAGACCATAGGGTCCAATCAGAATTCCAGCAGCGAGATACCCAAGAACAGGGCTGCCTGAAAATTGCAGCAGACAAAAAACTCAATCACTAGgcacaaataacaaaataaaactGTATATTTCATAGAGAAAATCTTATCCAGGGACATGGTACATCTCAAAATATGAAACAGATAGATTCTACAGAAATCAGAAATCTTAACTTACTGTCATGTTCAACACTGAGTAACAGGACAGGTGGAGAACAATGAATAAAAAGTTTAAAGAACAAGCTAGTAAGAAGTACAAGGCAATCTCTTgcaggaaaggaaagaaaaaaagaagcatTTATTACCTCCAGGAATTTTTTGGAAAATCGGCACAAAAATAACACTTGCAAGTAATAACCATAACACGTCAAAAAGGGATGCTTCCTCCTCGTTTACCTAACAAGAATAAAACACAtagccaaaaaaaataaatctatAAGTCAAAAAATACAAATGAGAGATTGAATAACAGATTTTAAGTACTAGAAGGTTCTTGAAGCACATGCCTCTTGATGTGGAAGCATCTCGATTAGTTTCTTAATCTTTTTAGGCAATTTACGCATTTGTCGAACAAGAGGCTTTGCATTTGTAGAAACTTCATCGATGCTAGAAGTGATGAGATCTGGTGGTTGAAATAGCAGTGGTAGCCTGTCTGCCCGTTTGACataaaatgcaatcctaaaagGTTTGAACAGTAAATCATAATGAGTGTAGCTTCCTCTATACTTTGCAAAGTTATAACACATTATGCTTTTGAAGTGATTAAATGTATCAATCTAATGAGTTGATGCAATAAAAAGTAAAGACAGATCATGCAATTAATTTCCTAGGCCAAAATAAGTTTTACTGCTGGACTTACCCTGCTCCCACAAGCAATGACCCAACAACCAACTTTGGCAACTCTTTCCTAGCAGTCTCCATAAGACCGCGAAACAGTGAAGCAGGTGTGAACTCCTCATCTGCAGCTGAAAAAAATGAAGCAGAGAAGAAACGGGATGATTTTTTCAGTAATGCCTTTGGAGCAATCAGTGGTGACCCCTCCTTATTTAATTCTCTTTGAACTTCCTGCATTTTACTTTGTCCAACTTTAACTTTGTCAGCTTCTACTTCAGCATCTCTTTCTAAATCTACCCTAAATCTCCCGCTCTCTTCATCACTTCCATCAGAAAGACTGTCAGACCTCAGATTGGAAGTATCAAATTGATTGTCAGGTATAGtctcaaaaactaacttatTACCATCACCAGTCAGGTTCATGCTTTTCTCACTGGCACTGACAATTGTTCCTTCATTCAGCTCCTCAACAACTGCTATGTCACCTAGCAACAGTTCTTGGGACGTAAATGCATTTTGCGGCATTGTGGTTTCAGAGAGATCAATATCGGAACTGGCTAGATTCTTCTCTGCTCTCTGTAAGGCGATCTCCGCATCACTCACCCGCTGTGCGATCTCAAGTTCAAAAGCAACAGCTTGCTCTGCCAAAAGCATTATGTTTGCTACATCCTCCTCTGCTTTCAAGGCATTCATGTCAGCTAGCTGAGCAACTTGATTCAACCTGTCCACTTCCTTTTGCAATTCTTCTTTTCTACTTTGTAACCGATTCAGTTCAGACTCACAATTCGCTAAATTGTCCTGGCATTCTCTTATATCCTCCTGAGCAGCCAAGagctcttcttcttcctttctaaATGAATCTAATTCTTCCCCTCCACTTTCATCACCAGCAGTTTCTCCAGTTTCCAAGCGGCTATTCTTTTCATTCACAGTTCTTAACAAATCAATTGCAACCTGAAGCCTCGCCTCAGCCAAAGAAAGGGCCATGGTTGCTTTCTGGACAGCTTCTTTTGCAACAGCCTCTTCATTTACAATCTCTTGGATGCTACTGAGGGTACCGTTAACATCATTCCAAGCATTTGCTGCTTCATCTTTTAATGCTATAGCAGTTTCAGATATCCTTTGTGCTTTCTCCTCAAACATAGTGCTGTTAACCTTTGCAGCCTCCAACTCATTGAGTGCCTTTTGCAGCAATTCCCGTAATTCCTCCAAACTAGGCACCTCTGGTTCTTCTCCTTCTGGTCCTTCTTTCAATACACTTGACTCTTCACTGGTATGAGACGCAGTCCCAGAGACATCATCATTAACTCCTTCGGAGACATCTAAATCCCTATTACTACCATCAACAAAAGCTACCGAATCATTTCCCTGACAGTGAGGTGGAACTTGCTTTAATGCTTTGAAAACACTCCGAGGATAGTAAGCAGCCGATCTATAGGAATCATAGGGCTG contains:
- the LOC113762863 gene encoding K(+) efflux antiporter 2, chloroplastic-like, which gives rise to MEFASSFNQANVIHASNVVSYRSLEQFNLSPGIRCKSFHLRFLGYPRLLVRACPIRRLKQSSAYCGSIIRSQVNNFLQPYDSYRSAAYYPRSVFKALKQVPPHCQGNDSVAFVDGSNRDLDVSEGVNDDVSGTASHTSEESSVLKEGPEGEEPEVPSLEELRELLQKALNELEAAKVNSTMFEEKAQRISETAIALKDEAANAWNDVNGTLSSIQEIVNEEAVAKEAVQKATMALSLAEARLQVAIDLLRTVNEKNSRLETGETAGDESGGEELDSFRKEEEELLAAQEDIRECQDNLANCESELNRLQSRKEELQKEVDRLNQVAQLADMNALKAEEDVANIMLLAEQAVAFELEIAQRVSDAEIALQRAEKNLASSDIDLSETTMPQNAFTSQELLLGDIAVVEELNEGTIVSASEKSMNLTGDGNKLVFETIPDNQFDTSNLRSDSLSDGSDEESGRFRVDLERDAEVEADKVKVGQSKMQEVQRELNKEGSPLIAPKALLKKSSRFFSASFFSAADEEFTPASLFRGLMETARKELPKLVVGSLLVGAGIAFYVKRADRLPLLFQPPDLITSSIDEVSTNAKPLVRQMRKLPKKIKKLIEMLPHQEVNEEEASLFDVLWLLLASVIFVPIFQKIPGGSPVLGYLAAGILIGPYGLSIIRHVHGTKAIAEFGVVFLLFNIGLELSVERLSSMKKYVFGLGSAQVLVTAVVVGLVAHFVAGQAGPAAIVIGNGLALSSTAVVLQVLQERGESTSRHGRATFSVLLFQDLAVVVLLILIPLISPNSSKGGIGFQAIAEALGLAAVKAIVAIAAIIAGGRLLLRPIYKQIAENQNAEIFSANTLLVILGTSLLTARAGLSMALGAFLAGLLLAETEFSLQVESDIAPYRGLLLGLFFMTVGMSIDPKLLVSNFPVIAGTLGLLIAGKTILVALVGKLFGISIISAIRVGLLLAPGGEFAFVAFGEAVNQGIMSSQLSSLLFLVVGISMALTPWLAAGGQLIASRFELHDVRSLLPVESETDDLQDHIILCGFGRVGQIIAQLLSERLIPFVALDVRSDRVAFGRQLDLPVYFGDAGSREVLHKVGAERACAAAITLDTPGANYRTVWALNKYFPNVKTFVRAHDVDHGLNLEKAGATAVVPETLEPSLQLAAAVLAQAKLPASEIAAAINEFRSRHLSELTELCETSGSSLGYGFTKIMNKPKLQPPESSDDNQVNEEILAV